ATTTCCATCAGTTCGGCCGCGCTCCAGTTCTCTTACCGGGACACGGTCATCAACCTGCTGGACACCCCCGGGCACGCGGACTTCTCCGAAGACACGTACCGCGTCCTGGCCGCCGTCGACTGCGCAGTGATGCTGGTTGACGCGGCCAAAGGCCTGGAAACGCAGACCATGAAGCTGTTCGAGGTCTGCAAGGCGCGCAACTTACCCATCATCACGGTCATCAACAAGTGGGACCGTCCCGGCCTGGATGCGCTGGCCCTGATGGACGAGATCACCGAGCGCACCGGCCTGCAGCCCATGCCGCTGACCTGGGCCGTGGGCATCTCCGGCGATTTCCGCGGCGTCTGGGACCTGCGCAATGACCGCTTTGCCCGGTTCCAGCGCAACAACGCCGGCGCCAACATCGCCCTGACCGAGTACTTCACTCCGGAGGAAGCTGCAGAAAGCCAAGGCAACAACTGGTCCGACGCCGTGGACGAAGCGGGCCTGGTGATCGAATCCAACCTCGAGTTCGACGTTGAGGCCTTCCATGCGGGCACTGCCACGCCCATCCTGTTCAGCTCCGCCGCCCTGAACTTCGGCGTGAAGGAAATCCTGGACGCGCTGGTTGATTTCGCGCCGCCGGCAGCACCCCGCCCGGATGTTGACGGCAGTCCCCGCGCCGTGGAGTCGCCGTTCTCCGGCTTCGTCTTCAAAGTCCAGGCCGGCATGAACAAAGCACACCGGGACCATGTGGCCTTCATCCGCGTCTGTTCCGGCGTGTTTGAACGCGGCATGGTGGTCACCCAGACCCGGACCGGAAAGTCCTTCGCCACCAAGTACGCCCAGCAGGTCTTCGGCCGCGAACGCGAGGTGATCGACGAGGCATACCCCGGCGACGTCGTGGGCCTGGTCAACGCCTCCTCCCTGCGTGTGGGCGACAGCCTCTTCCTCGAAGAGGCAGTGGAGTACCCCGCCATCCCGCTCTTCGCCCCGGAACACTTCCAGGTTGCCCGGTCCAAGGACCCCAGCAAGTTCAAGCAGTTCCGCCGCGGCATCGAGCAGCTCGAGCACGAAGGCGTCATCCAGGTGCTCCGCTCCGACGTCCGCGGCGACCAGGCGCCGGTGCTTGCCGCCGTCGGCCCCATGCAGTTTGAAGTGGTGGAGGACCGCATGGCGCACGACTTCAGCGCACCCATGCGGCTGGAACGCCTGCCCTATTCCATTGCCAGGATTTCGACGGCGGACGCCATGCCCACGCTGGCGAACGTACCCGGCGCCGAGGTGCTGTTGAGGTCCGACGGCGAATACCTCGCGTTGTTCAACGACGTCTGGGCCCTGCGCCGGATCGAGAAGAACCACCCCGA
The window above is part of the Pseudarthrobacter sp. IC2-21 genome. Proteins encoded here:
- a CDS encoding peptide chain release factor 3, encoding MSQDVLSPARVNEIHKQAARRRTFAVISHPDAGKSTLTEALALHAKVIGTAGASSGKANRKETVSDWMQMEKDRGISISSAALQFSYRDTVINLLDTPGHADFSEDTYRVLAAVDCAVMLVDAAKGLETQTMKLFEVCKARNLPIITVINKWDRPGLDALALMDEITERTGLQPMPLTWAVGISGDFRGVWDLRNDRFARFQRNNAGANIALTEYFTPEEAAESQGNNWSDAVDEAGLVIESNLEFDVEAFHAGTATPILFSSAALNFGVKEILDALVDFAPPAAPRPDVDGSPRAVESPFSGFVFKVQAGMNKAHRDHVAFIRVCSGVFERGMVVTQTRTGKSFATKYAQQVFGREREVIDEAYPGDVVGLVNASSLRVGDSLFLEEAVEYPAIPLFAPEHFQVARSKDPSKFKQFRRGIEQLEHEGVIQVLRSDVRGDQAPVLAAVGPMQFEVVEDRMAHDFSAPMRLERLPYSIARISTADAMPTLANVPGAEVLLRSDGEYLALFNDVWALRRIEKNHPDLTLVPIGTHNPAK